In the genome of Triticum urartu cultivar G1812 chromosome 5, Tu2.1, whole genome shotgun sequence, one region contains:
- the LOC125511107 gene encoding uncharacterized protein LOC125511107 yields MKSSTLVAILILHAVMVMGILSQAAANDNFPKCCDKCDSWSGYQFYDDVGPRCRHGCANCQGVQMRPVKTFRCGDGRPVFDGQGTPTPCPPPCKKH; encoded by the exons ATGAAGAGCAGCACGCTGGTGGCGATCCTAATCCTCCACGCCGTCATGGTCATGGGAATCCTCTCACAGGCCGCCGCTAACG ATAACTTCCCCAAGTGCTGCGACAAGTGCGACTCCTGGTCGGGGTACCAGTTCTATGACGACGTCGGCCCCAGGTGCCGCCACGGCTGCGCCAACTGCCAGGGGGTGCAGATGAGGCCCGTGAAGACGTTCCGGTGTGGAGATGGACGCCCCGTCTTCGACGGGCAGGGCACGCCCACGCCCTGCCCGCCGCCGTGCAAAAAGCACTGA
- the LOC125506242 gene encoding uncharacterized protein LOC125506242 has translation MKSGTLVAILLLQTVVVMGILAHSQAADADDDFPKCCDHCNSWSGAQFCDDVGPRCRDGCVNCRVVQTRPVKTFRCGDGRSAFPYIPCPPPCKNN, from the exons ATGAAGAGTGGCACGCTGGTGGCGATCCTACTTCTCCAGACCGTCGTGGTCATGGGGATCCTCGCACACTCACAGGCCGCGGACGCGGACG ACGATTTCCCCAAGTGCTGCGACCACTGCAACTCCTGGTCGGGGGCCCAATTCTGCGACGACGTGGGCCCCAGGTGCCGCGACGGCTGCGTCAATTGTCGCGTGGTGCAGACGCGCCCCGTGAAGACGTTCCGGTGTGGAGATGGACGCTCCGCCTTCCCGTACATTCCCTGCCCGCCGCCGTGCAAAAACAACTGA